The sequence below is a genomic window from Leisingera sp. M658.
CGGTTGGGGATCTGGCCCCGATCCTGATCCGCCAAGGCGCCTTGAACAACGCCAACGACCTGATTGTCAGCCCCGCCCACCGGCTAATGGTCTATCAGCGCAGCGACGAAATCGGCGCCGGCGCGCCGGAGGTCCTGGTCCGCGCCCGCGACCTGGTGAATGGCGGCACCGTGGTGGTGCTGGACGGCGGCTTTGCCGACTATTTCCAGATTCTGTTCGACCGTCATCACATCATCTATGCCGAGGGAATTGCGGCTGAGAGCACCTTTCTTGACCCGGTGACAAGCCCGGCTTTGCCGGACGATTTCTGGACCTTGCGCCCCGGCACCCTGCCTGCGCAGCACAAGCGCGGCGCCCATGGCCTGGACGTGAGCCGGTCACTGCTGGACCGCCCCGATGCAGTGGGACTGCTGAAGCGGGCCTCGCTGCGCTAGTTTTCTGCTTCCACGTGTTCGCCGGGCAACATAATCCCGGATTGGACTGCGCGGACAAACGCGCCACAACCTAAATGCGAATTTATCGTTCATTAAGGACTGTAAAGATAGAATGCGATGGACGCATAGCGGGCTGTGAGCACACCGATGAAGACGATTTCCCCTTTTCAGAAATGGCGCTTATTCTTCAGGAACAGCCACCTCTCGCTGATCCATGCACTGGTCATTGGCCTATCGCTGATGATGACCATCGGCGCCTGGCTCTACGCCGAAACGCAGACGCAAAACCGTGTCGAAAATGCCTTTAATGCAGCCCGCGATCAGGCCGTCGGCTTGATTGCAGCCCGCATGGAGAAATACGAAGAAGCCCTATGGGCCGGTGTATCAGCCATCCAATCCAATGATGGCGACATGAGCTATGAGCAGTGGAAAATATTCGCGCATTCCTTGCGGGTTGACGAAAGGTATCCGGGGATCAACGGGATCGGCGTCATTCACCATGTAGCCCCGTCCCAATTTGACAGCTACCTGCGGACCCGGCGGACGGAACGGCCGGGTTTTTCAGTCTATCCTGCGCATGACAACAGCATTCACTTGCCGATCTCGTTCATTGAGCCGGAGAATCTGAATGCAGCGGCCGTGGGACTGGACGTTGCCCACGAACTTAACCGGCGGGATGCCGCATTGGCCAGCCGCTCAAGTGGCGAAGCCAGGATTACCGGCCCCATTGTTCTTGTTCAGGACGAAAGCAGCACGCCGGGTTTCCTGTTTTACGCCCCCTTTTATTCCGGAGGAGACGCTGACAGCCAATCAGAGCGCGAGCAGCGCTTTGACGGCATGGTCTACGCGCCGTTCGTGGTGCGGAAACTGATGGCCGGCCTGCTGTCCAAAGAGCTGAGGAATGTGCGGTTCAGTATCAGCGACCAAGGAGAGCGGATCTATAATGAACATGACCCGGCAGATCCCCGGTTTGATCCCGCTCCCAAGTTTGCAGAGAAGGTGCTGCTGGAAATATACGGCCGAAAATGGACCATTGATATCCGCACCAATCTTGGGTTCCGCC
It includes:
- a CDS encoding CHASE domain-containing protein; amino-acid sequence: MKTISPFQKWRLFFRNSHLSLIHALVIGLSLMMTIGAWLYAETQTQNRVENAFNAARDQAVGLIAARMEKYEEALWAGVSAIQSNDGDMSYEQWKIFAHSLRVDERYPGINGIGVIHHVAPSQFDSYLRTRRTERPGFSVYPAHDNSIHLPISFIEPENLNAAAVGLDVAHELNRRDAALASRSSGEARITGPIVLVQDESSTPGFLFYAPFYSGGDADSQSEREQRFDGMVYAPFVVRKLMAGLLSKELRNVRFSISDQGERIYNEHDPADPRFDPAPKFAEKVLLEIYGRKWTIDIRTNLGFRQANSYSQPTIILIAGLVIEALVISLLFFMSRSNQRAQAYAERITANLQQETAKLAKANAELEQFVYITSHDLKTPVRGISTLTEMIQEDLEDYFQSANADPEVAANLARITERVGRMNDLTQGVMEFSRIGKHEEAEQTLNLGEVIETLKSDFSLSDDQLERVGDVETIATDTFNFRRVLENLVGNAVKYHPAPDTAKISVSIVDAADRYDISVRDDGDGIAPEFHTKIFEVFQTLRRPNQPESTGIGLAIVKKTVEQHGFGVELKSEVGHGADFRFSWPNKGAAHSSANQEKAA